The sequence GATGGTGCGGCCTCGACCTTGCTGCTGATGCCGGCATGGACCGATTTCAACGCCGCCGGCACGTCTTCCGGTGGCCATATCGGCGTCAAGATCGTCACCGTCTCGCCCGACAACAACGCCATCGGCAAGCCCGCCGTGATGGGGCTCTATCTCCTGCTCAATGGCGCCACCGGCGAACCGGAAGCCCTGATCGACGGCCAGCGGCTGACGCAGTGGCGCACCGCCTGCGCCTCGGCGCTGGCGGCATCCTACCTCGCCCGCGACGATGCTTCGCGGCTGCTTGTGGTCGGCGCCGGTGCCCTGTCGCCGTTCCTGGCCAAGGCACATTCGGCCGTACGGCCGATCAAAACCATCCGCATCTGGAACCGCACCCCGGCAAACGCAGAGAAGGTCGCGGCCGATTTGCGCACCGACGGCTTTGCGGCCAGCGCCGCTTCCGATCTGGATGCGGAGCTTGGCGAGGCCGATATCGTCTCCTCGGCGACAATCACCACCACGCCGCTGATCAAGGGCACGCTGTTGCGACCAGGCACCCATATCGACCTGGTCGGCGGCTTCACCCCGACGATGCGTGAAAGTGATGACGACGCCATCGTGCGCGCCCGCGTCTATGTCGACACACGCGCCGGCGCTACCAAAGAAGCCGGCGACATCGTCCAGCCGCTGGCCTCCGGCGTGCTGAAGCCGGACGCCATCGTCGCCGACCTGCACGAACTGGCGCGCGGCCAGGGCGAAGGTCGCCGAAGCGCTGACGAGATCACGCTGTTCAAGTCGGTTGGCGCGGCACTCGAGGACCTCGCCGCCGGCATTGCCGTCTACAAGGCTCTCAAGCCGTAGCCTCGGCAAGCGTCTTCGGGGCACCCATCGCCTCTGCGATCAGACGAAAATCGTGATCGGTGATTTCGAACAGGCCGAAGCGCAGGTGATACCCCCAGTTCGACTTGCCAGCGGTGAAGTCCAGCCGGTCGAGCAGTGGCTTGATCGGCGCTTCTTCAGCCACCGCCCATTCGACATCGCGCCGGAACGGCGTGAAGCCGCCGCCCATTTCGCCTTGATAGGGCTCTCCTTCCCGTACCGTACCGTACCGATTGCCGTGAAAGCCTGCAGGCCATCTTTTTCGCCCAAAATTGTGGTCGGCGAATAGTAAACGATGCCGTCGCCGGGCTTGACGCGGCGCAGCGGCGCCGCCTTGCCGTGATTGACCTGCATGAAGCCGTCATTCCGGCCGCGCCGCACATGCTGCGCCGACGCCACCGCGATCC comes from Mesorhizobium japonicum MAFF 303099 and encodes:
- a CDS encoding ornithine cyclodeaminase family protein, whose protein sequence is MLTISAAEVDRALTFPGLVETLRTAFREGAVQPVRHHHAVERPDGAASTLLLMPAWTDFNAAGTSSGGHIGVKIVTVSPDNNAIGKPAVMGLYLLLNGATGEPEALIDGQRLTQWRTACASALAASYLARDDASRLLVVGAGALSPFLAKAHSAVRPIKTIRIWNRTPANAEKVAADLRTDGFAASAASDLDAELGEADIVSSATITTTPLIKGTLLRPGTHIDLVGGFTPTMRESDDDAIVRARVYVDTRAGATKEAGDIVQPLASGVLKPDAIVADLHELARGQGEGRRSADEITLFKSVGAALEDLAAGIAVYKALKP
- a CDS encoding EVE domain-containing protein, whose protein sequence is MSAYWIAVASAQHVRRGRNDGFMQVNHGKAAPLRRVKPGDGIVYYSPTTILGEKDGLQAFTAIGTVRYGKESPIKAKWAAASRRSGAMSNGRWLKKRRSSHCSTGWTSPLASRTGGITCASACSKSPITIFV